A genomic region of Sander vitreus isolate 19-12246 chromosome 11, sanVit1, whole genome shotgun sequence contains the following coding sequences:
- the LOC144525926 gene encoding sterile alpha motif domain-containing protein 9-like, whose translation MADEGEMKNQEDLPPDIKDWSKHQVREWTLKLKDVDDKVAEILFQQDINGPSLLLLDTEDLKQIGVTFGPAKLIIHARDEGVKLQKEEPTSSTNLPGSPCKPYPFRRYDDTHRYMESSILDITESGPSDLIEPCHEYKAFTNTTDETKMSKFTEEAIRFAAACMNSRTNGTIHFGIGDEPNFSHGQVLGVVEKVTEAYANALKSAIDGYFEHKHKQTAQNCIKHPRFVGVLNKNMTSSEKFVIEVDIVPDSTLCEENNYHTFNMDTKKAKKKAKGKETVTADTKPSKQFFVRDGGSSRDLLALTTSAKPMEEYNRFVDSVAQRSQSRKQAEEKRLNVIKSSSQGSRLSQMITGGSLSLDNSHFEQYVVVANKSHPIQFESLGFLVELNPVAVLDFDPESAKRGLQCHFEQQSTVSVHLPAQYKITEGVEDIANKLKLTRNTSWVFCNGGIEDEVPSDIDKWLMDKGASIRDVISFLCRKDVLPNKRFLVIFLLLSTVSEKMDPLVEAFSTFLQELKGTDQILCICNNKKAFTSWTDLINARCGNNISHRCIYELSFAEVNGTVVSLLSKNRKSSRFLPCGGESKVLLEKKVERSLNTLEVLCVNQCEGGNEDKIAIEENFYKGGKVSWWNFYFSEQPGSTPFIKRDKFDFIMNTVLPDLCSLRKACVLLNLMHVPGCGGTTLAMHTLWAHRARFRCAVLKDSNADFAEVADQVVKLLMHDHKEQLPRVPVLLMIDDFDDKEKVFDLQQLIEKECVKKDIQSTSPQVILLNCMRSESSDQTEPTEEMVFIGNNLSETEQKLFEDKLKVIEKTHKNADTFYGFMIMKKNFKSEYVRGVAHNTLKSFNIHQKHAQLLAVLVLLNVYCKNASLSVSLCEEFLGLQPKPICGTIKVEDGFGKFSTLVATCSVQGMVVFKAVKIIHSSIASHCLQELTTTHNVSKADITDLLLTTDELYESTQGKDKLLQDVHYILVKRHHSMEESMFAPLIQDILGETPGLEEMVLQNASKRFPKDAVVSQLLARYYYLKKKDFSEAEVWAYRARDLSKDSSYFADTSAQVIKHKLKDAIANYKEVPICPEKLDMFLKMAQSAIDAFKDTQNLAKKESIQRLKTKTDNCPFNTAGCLGEIQVGVLVIEVLEKTPIFSSDNVRHDIMSGVLSGDVKLQAVETNDKWHNKHTHHYKILKQFEDVLYNLRYRMKVNFDFLDNFYVNLGSRSGMKDSREHVAQNELFRCFRHYVKLFCKTDSVALLRNKTLHNMLKLHEARQYLEMQKADTYSGILNRLSNDISPEIMKKIAKLYAFVCAPEHNPTVKERINFIYVNVVMSCIKLASQHLEPYQKLHHLLCQVLREQIPISENLPLHFIAVVLLWPQQYSPEAVPPRSLGNYISQMRTSYHTVMKEVYNGKRPMVHFFLGKKQGYERLVHLGEIKGCIKAGQEEFASMWENGKIWKEKKVEERLLRVTGEAKNNIILADTCFPDLKVEVTPMFQSQLSGYAPGSKVSFIIGFSMKGPVALDIN comes from the exons ATGGCAGATGAAGGTGAAATGAAG AACCAGGAGGATCTTCCACCTGACATCAAGGATTGGAGTAAACATCAAGTGAGAGAATGGACTCTCAAGTTGAAGGATGTAGATGATAAAGTTGCAGAGATACTGTTTCAGCAGGACATTAATGGACCTAGTCTTTTGCTTTTAGATACAGAGGACTTAAAACAAATTGGTGTGACTTTTGGACCAGCAAAACTTATCATTCATGccagagatgagggagtgaaATTACAGAAAGAGGAGCCAACAAGCTCTACAAATCTGCCTGGGAGCCCATGCAAGCCCTATCCATTTCGTAGGTACGATGATACACATAGATACATGGAGAGCAGCATTCTTGATATTACAGAATCAGGTCCCTCAGACTTAATTGAACCCTGCCACGAGTACAAAGCTTTCACCAATACAACGGATGAAACTAAAATGAGCAAGTTCACAGAAGAGGCTATTCGCTTTGCAGCTGCCTGCATGAATAGCCGCACTAATGGCACCATACATTTTGGAATTGGAGACGAGCCAAACTTCAGCCACGGTCAAGTGTTGGGAGTGGTTGAAAAGGTCACAGAGGCCTATGCAAATGCGCTCAAATCTGCTATTGATGGTTATTTTGagcataaacacaaacaaactgctcAAAATTGCATCAAACATCCGCGATTTGTTGGGGTTCTCAATAAGAATATGACATCATCTGAGAAATTTGTGATAGAAGTTGACATAGTTCCTGACTCTACTCTGTGTGAAGAAAACAACTACCACACTTTCAACATGGACACAAAAAAAGCCAAGAAAAAAGCAAAAGGTAAAGAAACAGTCACAGCTGACACAAAACCATCAAAACAATTCTTTGTCCGAGATGGCGGTAGCAGCAGGGATCTCCTCGCACTAACCACATCTGCCAAACCTATGGAAGAGTACAACCGGTTTGTTGACAGTGTGGCACAACGATCACAATCCCGAAAACAAGCTGAAGAGAAGCGCCTCAATGTGATCAAAAGCAGTAGTCAAGGCTCCAGATTAAGTCAGATGATAACTGGTGGATCCCTCTCTTTAGATAACTCACACTTTGAGCAGTATGTGGTAGTAGCTAACAAATCCCATCCAATCCAGTTTGAATCACTAGGATTTCTTGTGGAGCTCAACCCAGTTGCTGTTTTGGACTTTGATCCGGAATCAGCTAAACGTGGATTGCAGTGTCACTTTGAACAGCAGAGTACAGTAAGTGTCCATTTACCAGCACAGTATAAAATCACGGAAGGAGTTGAAGACATTGCAAACAAGCTGAAATTAACTCGAAACACCAGTTGGGTATTCTGCAATGGAGGTATTGAGGATGAGGTACCCTCAGACATAGACAAGTGGTTGATGGACAAGGGAGCCTCCATTCGAGATGTGATTTCTTTTCTGTGTCGGAAAGATGTGCTTCCAAACAAAAGATTCCTTGTCATTTTCTTGCTTTTGTCAACAGTGAGTGAGAAGATGGACCCTCTTGTTGAGGCTTTCAGTACATTCCTGCAGGAGCTCAAAGGCACAGATCAAATCCTCTGtatatgcaacaacaaaaaagcatttACCTCCTGGACAGACCTAATTAATGCTCGGTGCGGCAACAACATCTCTCATAGATGCATATATGAGCTCAGCTTTGCTGAAGTCAATGGCACTGTCGTTAGTCTTTTGTCAAAAAACCGTAAATCCAGCCGTTTCTTACCCTGTGGTGGGGAAAGCAAAGTGCTTCTTGAAAAGAAAGTGGAGCGTAGTCTGAATACCTTAGAGGTCCTGTGTGTGAACCAATGCGAAGGGGGAAATGAGGACAAAATTGCCATAGAGGAGAACTTCTACAAAGGAGGAAAAGTGTCATGGTGgaatttttatttctctgagcagCCTGGATCCACACCATTTATCAAACGAGACAAGTTTGACTTCATCATGAACACAGTCCTACCAGATTTGTGCTCCCTGAGAAAAGCCTGTGTGTTGCTCAACCTCATGCATGTACCTGGATGTGGTGGGACAACTTTGGCCATGCATACTTTATGGGCTCACCGGGCCAGATTCCGTTGTGCTGTCCTCAAAGACAGCAATGCTGACTTTGCTGAAGTCGCTGATCAAGTGGTCAAACTTTTAATGCATGACCATAAGGAGCAATTACCACGGGTCCCTGTTTTGCTGATGATAGATGACTTTGATGATAAGGAAAAAGTGTTTGACTTGCAGCAGCTCATTGAAAAAGAATGTGTGAAGAAAGACATTCAGTCTACGTCTCCACAGGTAATTCTCCTGAACTGTATGAGGTCAGAGTCCTCTGACCAAACTGAACCAACTGAAGAGATGGTATTCATTGGAAATAATCTCTCTGAGACTGAACAGAAACTGTTTGAGGATAAACTTAAAGTAAtagagaaaacacacaagaaTGCAGACACGTTCTATGGGTTCATGATCATGAAGAAGAACTTCAAGTCAGAATATGTTCGGGGTGTGGCCCACAACACTCTGAAAAGCTTCAACATACATCAGAAACATGCACAACTCCTGGCTGTTTTAGTTCTGTTGAATGTATACTGCAAGAATGCCTCGCTctccgtgtctctgtgtgaggaATTTCTTGGTCTTCAACCAAAACCAATTTGTGGAACAATCAAAGTCGAAGATGGATTTGGGAAATTCTCCACTTTAGTTGCCACCTGCTCAGTTCAGGGTATGGTAGTTTTTAAAGCTGTGAAAATCATCCATTCAAGTATCGCAAGTCACTGTTTGCAGGAACTTACAACAACACACAATGTGAGCAAAGCTGATATCACTGACCTACTGCTGACCACAGACGAGCTTTATGAGAGCACACAAGGCAAAGACAAACTCCTGCAAGATGTCCACTACATTTTGGTGAAGAGACATCATTCAATGGAGGAATCTATGTTCGCTCCACTAATTCAAGACATCTTAGGTGAAACCCCAGGACTGGAAGAGATGGTGCTTCAAAATGCATCTAAAAGATTTCCGAAAGATGCAGTTGTCTCTCAGTTGCTTGCCAGGTACTATTACCTAAAAAAGAAGGATTTCTCAGAGGCAGAAGTTTGGGCATATAGAGCTAGAGATCTTTCCAAAGACAGCTCATATTTTGCAGACACATCAGCACAAGTTATCAAGCACAAGCTCAAGGATGCCATTGCAAACTACAAGGAAGTGCCTATTTGTCCTGAAAAATTGGATATGTTTCTTAAAATGGCTCAGTCAGCAATAGATGCATTCAAGGACACACAGAACCTTGCGAAAAAGGAGTCAATTCAGCGGTTGAAAACCAAGACAGACAACTGCCCTTTTAATACAGCAGGGTGCCTTGGAGAAATTCAAGTTGGAGTACTTGTCATTGAAGTGCTGGAAAAGACCCCCATATTTTCTTCTGACAATGTCCGCCATGACATAATGAGTGGTGTTCTCTCTGGAGATGTGAAACTTCAGGCTGTAGAGACAAATGATAAAtggcacaacaaacacacacaccactacaaaatTCTCAAACAGTTTGAGGATGTACTTTACAACCTCAGATATAGGATGAAGGTGAACTTTGACTTTCTTGACAATTTTTATGTGAACTTGGGTTCCAGGTCTGGAATGAAAGACAGTCGTGAGCATGTAGCCCAAAATGAGCTTTTCAGATGTTTCAGACATTATGTAAAGCTTTTCTGCAAGACGGACTCTGTGGCTCTTTTGAGGAATAAAACCCTGCATAACATGCTGAAACTACACGAGGCAAGACAATACCTGGAGATGCAAAAAGCTGATACCTACTCTGGGATTCTAAATCGTCTGTCAAATGACATCTCACCTGAAATAATGAAGAAGATAGCCAAACTGTATGCTTTTGTTTGTGCACCTGAACATAATCCCACTGTGAAGGAGAGAATCAACTTCATCTATGTCAATGTTGTGATGAGTTGTATAAAACTGGCATCCCAACATCTTGAGCCGTACCAGAAACTACATCATCTCCTTTGCCAAGTTCTGCGTGAGCAAATCCCAATAAGTGAGAACTTGCCACTGCACTTCATTGCAGTCGTGCTGTTGTGGCCACAGCAGTACAGTCCGGAGGCAGTTCCACCTAGAAGTCTGGGGAATTACATCTCACAGATGAGGACCTCTTATCACACAGTGATGAAGGAAGTGTACAATGGCAAGAGGCCCATGGTCCATTTCTTCCTGGGGAAGAAGCAGGGCTATGAACGACTCGTACACTTGGGAGAAATCAAAGGGTGCATCAAGGCTGGGCAGGAAGAGTTTGCCTCCATGTGGGAAAATGGCAAAATATGGAAAGAGAAGAAGGTGGAGGAGCGCCTTTTAAGGGTAACTGGCGAGGCAAAGAACAACATAATACTGGCAGATACTTGTTTCCCAGATCTGAAGGTTGAAGTCACCCCAATGTTTCAAAGTCAGCTGAGTGGGTATGCACCGGGGTCAAAAGTGTCGTTCATTATCGGTTTCTCAATGAAAGGCCCTGTTGCACTTGATATTAACTAA